From Actinomyces procaprae:
ACCGAAGCACCCAGGACGATGGCGACCGGGGCGGTTGCGTCGTCGTCGGCGGCCCCGTGCTCGGTGACGTGCCCGGCTGCGCTCGCCCAGATCCAGGCGTTGGGCAGCGCCACCGCAGTCACCGCGAGCGCAAGCAGCCCGCCCAGGACCCACCGCCAGCGGCGGCGTCTGTCGCCTCGTGCCACGCAGCTCCTCCTTACTTCTTCCGGGGCCGGACACCCAAGAGTATTCGCCCCGCCGGGGGCGCCGGTTCACACGGACGGGCAAGCGTAGCCCCATCGGGACCATCATGCGGCCATCGTCGCTCCGCCCGCGCGCCCCACGGCGTTAAGACCGCGCCGTCCGCCACCGGGCGACCCCGGACCCGGGGTGATCTAAAACCGTGAGACGCCTCTCCGTATGCAGCGCGTGAGCGGATCGACGTGTCATGATTCTGAACGATGGACGGCTTCGACCTCGCCCCGCTGCTCACCCCGGAGGGCTGGCGGCTGCTCGAATCACTGCCCCCCTATGATCCCGATCAGGCCCTCACCCTGGGCGAGTCCCTGCGCCGCGAGGGCCACTCGCCCGCACTGGTGGCCGCCGCGCTGACTCAGCAACGGCTGCGCGGGCGCGCCACCGCCAAGTTCGGCCCCTTCGCCGCCAGGATGCTGTTCACACCCGACGCCCTGGAGCAGGCCACGCGGCTGGCCGTATCCGCGCACCACGCCTCCCGCTATGCGCGCGCCGGAAGCCAGTACGTGGCGGATCTGGGCTGCGGCATCGGCGGCGACGCACTCGCCCTGGCCTCGTTGTGCCCGCGGGTGCTGGCGGTGGACCGGGACGAGCCGACGGCGGCCCTCGCCACCGTCAACCTCTCCCCGTTCCCGAATGCCGAGGTGCGCTGCGCCGACGCGCTGGAGGTGGACCTGCGGGCGGAGGGGGTCGACGCCGTCTTCGCCGACCCGGCGCGCCGCGCCGGGGGCAGGCGCATCGCGGACCCGGAGTCCTGGTCGCCGCCGCTGGGCAGGGTGCTGGCCCTGCGGGAGCAGGTGGCGGCGCTCGGCGTCAAGGCGGCCCCGGGGATCGACCACGCGCTACTACCGGCCGACGCGCATGTGCAGTGGGTGAGCGTGGACGGCGAGGTGGTAGAGGCCGGCATCTGGTGTGGTCCGCTGGCCCCGGAGGGGCCCGGGCGCTCCGCGCTGGTCCTGCGCACGGGGGTCGACGGCGCGCCGGCGCCCCATGTGCTGGCCGACCCCGACTGCGCCGACCCCTCGGCTCCGCCCACTCAACTCGATCCCGTTACCGGGGCGGAGGAGCTCGGCGAGTTCATCCACGAGCCCGACGGCGCCGCCATCCGCGCCGGCCTAGTGGCTCACCTGGCGGGCCGTCTCGGCGCAACACCCGTCGGGCACCGCATCGCCTACCTGACGGGCACGAGGCCCGTCGGGCCGGAGCTCGCCCCCTTCGTGCGCACTTGGCGACTGGTGGAGGTGCTTCCCCTGCGCCTGAAGGCGCTGCGCTCCCGCGTGCACAGTCGCGGCATCGGCCGCCTGGAGATTCACGCCCGCGGCGTCGACGTCTCCCCCGACGCACTGCGCGCCTCCCTGCGCCCGCGCGGTGACGTCGGGGAGGTCTGGCTGCTGACCCGTATCGGCTCGCGCGGCGACGGCGGTCACGGCCGCTCCCCCCGGGGCGCCGTACTCGTCGTCGAGCCCGTGGGCCCGTCGACGGGCCAGAGCCCCGCCGCGCCGTCGTCGCAGGCGCACGACAGCCACCCATCAACGTAACCATCAGCAAGTGTCCTTGAACAACGTCTCCGACAAGTGTCCTTGAACAACGTCTCCGACAAGTGTCCTTGAACAACGTCTCCGAAAGGAGCTCCGTAATGACCCCGGCCACACCCGCCTTCACCCGTACTCCCCGCGCGCATCTGCTGCACCGGGAGGAGATGCCCTTCGCCCATTCCGAGCGCTCCACACTCGGCATCGAGTGGGAGCTTCAGCTCGTTGACCGCGACAGCCTGGACCTGCGCCAGTGCGCCGCCGAGGTCCTCCGCCTAGTGGGCGAGGACCCGCACATCCACGGCGAGATGATGCTCAACACCGTGGAGCTGGTCTCCGGCGCCCGCGATACGGTCGCCGAGTGCATTGAGGACATTGCGCTCGCCTACGACCGGTTGCTGCCCGTCGTCGAGCCGCTGCGGGTACAGCTGGCCAGCGCGGGCACCCACCCCTTCGCCGACCCGCTGGTGCAGAAGGTCACCGACGCGGAGCGCTATGCGCGGCTGGTGGAACGAACCCGGCTGTGGGGCCACCAGATGCTCATCTTCGGCACCCACGTTCACGTCGGCATTGAGGACCGCAGCAAGGTGCTGCCGATCCTTTCCGCCCTGCTCACCCGCACCGCGCACCTGCAGTGCTTGAGCGCCTCGTCGCCGTTCTGGGCGGGCGCCTCCACCGGCTACGCCGACAACCGCGCCATGATGTTCCAGCAGCTGCCGACGGCGGGCGCCCCGCATCAGTTGGACTCCTGGGAGGAGCTGGAGGGCTTCGTCGGCGACATGGTGCACACCGGCGTCATCGAGGACTTCACCGAGATTCGCTGGGACGTGCGCCCATCGCCGCGACTGGGCACCATCGAGGTGCGGTCCTGCGACGCCGCCACCAACCTCGTCGAACTGGGTGGGATCGCCGCCCTGACTCAGTGCCTGGTGGAGGACTTCTCCCGCCGCCTGGACCGCGGTGAGGAGCTGGACGCGCTGCCGCCGTGGTACGTCAACGAGAACAAGTGGCGCTCTGCCCGCTACGGCATGGACGCCATCCTGATCACCGACTCATCGGGCACCGAGGAACTGGTCACCGACACCGTGGAGCGGATGCTCATCGAGTTGGAGCCTGTCGCCGTCGACCTGGGTTGCGAGTCGGAGCTCGACAGTGTTCGGGCAACGCTCGAGGCCGGCGCCTCCTATCAGCGCCAGCTCGCCGCAGCCACCACCGCTAGCAGCAACGAGGCCGCCATGCGGCTACTGCTGGAGGAAGTGCGCGCCGGCCGACCGCTGGCTCCCGCGGAGGTCACCGCCCTGGTCTCCAACGGCATCCGCCCCGGCCCTGCTGCTCCTCCCCGACGCCCCTCGCCCGACAGGCACTGCCCCCTCCCTCCCCGATCTCGGTAGTTATAACCACCGAGATCGGTAGTTGTAACCACCGAGGTCGGTAGTTGTTACGTGCCGAGGTCGGTAGTTGTAACCACCGAGGTCGGTAGTTGTTACGTGCCGAGGTCGGTAGATGTGGGAGCGCCCCATGCTTGCGCGTCGTCCGGTGAATGCCGCATAGGATGACCATTCCTTCCAAGGCCCTTGCAAGTCGCCCGCGGACGCGGCTGAGCTTCCGCCGTCACCGGGAAGTCCTTGCGGTCGCTGTAATGGGCGCGGTTCATGGACGCCTCCGGCTTGTATGGGTGGAGGTTGG
This genomic window contains:
- a CDS encoding glutamate--cysteine ligase translates to MPFAHSERSTLGIEWELQLVDRDSLDLRQCAAEVLRLVGEDPHIHGEMMLNTVELVSGARDTVAECIEDIALAYDRLLPVVEPLRVQLASAGTHPFADPLVQKVTDAERYARLVERTRLWGHQMLIFGTHVHVGIEDRSKVLPILSALLTRTAHLQCLSASSPFWAGASTGYADNRAMMFQQLPTAGAPHQLDSWEELEGFVGDMVHTGVIEDFTEIRWDVRPSPRLGTIEVRSCDAATNLVELGGIAALTQCLVEDFSRRLDRGEELDALPPWYVNENKWRSARYGMDAILITDSSGTEELVTDTVERMLIELEPVAVDLGCESELDSVRATLEAGASYQRQLAAATTASSNEAAMRLLLEEVRAGRPLAPAEVTALVSNGIRPGPAAPPRRPSPDRHCPLPPRSR
- a CDS encoding class I SAM-dependent methyltransferase, which translates into the protein MDGFDLAPLLTPEGWRLLESLPPYDPDQALTLGESLRREGHSPALVAAALTQQRLRGRATAKFGPFAARMLFTPDALEQATRLAVSAHHASRYARAGSQYVADLGCGIGGDALALASLCPRVLAVDRDEPTAALATVNLSPFPNAEVRCADALEVDLRAEGVDAVFADPARRAGGRRIADPESWSPPLGRVLALREQVAALGVKAAPGIDHALLPADAHVQWVSVDGEVVEAGIWCGPLAPEGPGRSALVLRTGVDGAPAPHVLADPDCADPSAPPTQLDPVTGAEELGEFIHEPDGAAIRAGLVAHLAGRLGATPVGHRIAYLTGTRPVGPELAPFVRTWRLVEVLPLRLKALRSRVHSRGIGRLEIHARGVDVSPDALRASLRPRGDVGEVWLLTRIGSRGDGGHGRSPRGAVLVVEPVGPSTGQSPAAPSSQAHDSHPST